The following proteins are encoded in a genomic region of Candidatus Nealsonbacteria bacterium:
- a CDS encoding winged helix-turn-helix transcriptional regulator: protein MEKKTSHKIINYLKENKQASGSELADFLNISDRAVRKQLKNLLDEGIVYKAGKPPKVFYLIKKNQSAHITNLFVLSDRNKRIIEENYLIITPSGERKEGAEGFIYWCNKNNLDISKIADDYIKTFEKYNKYKKEGVIKGNDKFQNTFKEVFLDDVYYLDFYNIERFGKTKLGQLLLYGKQSGNKKIIKEIIEMIKPKIERIVKTHRIDAVGFIPWTVKREVQIMRELEKGLKLSIGRIKIEKIKTEITVPQKTLSKLGDRIENAEKTIVLTEKIKYKNILLIDDAVGSGATMNETARQIKNRGIAKKVVGIAVTGSFKGFDVISEV, encoded by the coding sequence ATGGAAAAGAAAACAAGCCATAAAATAATAAATTATCTTAAAGAAAATAAGCAAGCCAGTGGATCAGAACTCGCTGATTTTTTGAATATTAGCGATCGGGCGGTAAGAAAACAACTTAAAAATCTTTTAGATGAAGGAATTGTTTATAAAGCAGGTAAACCGCCAAAAGTTTTTTATTTAATAAAAAAAAATCAATCAGCTCATATAACGAATCTCTTTGTTCTATCTGATAGAAATAAAAGAATTATTGAAGAAAATTATTTAATTATAACCCCTAGTGGCGAAAGAAAAGAGGGGGCAGAGGGGTTTATCTATTGGTGTAATAAGAATAATCTAGATATTAGTAAGATAGCTGATGATTATATTAAAACTTTTGAAAAATATAACAAATATAAAAAAGAGGGAGTCATCAAGGGAAATGATAAATTTCAAAATACTTTTAAAGAAGTTTTCTTGGACGATGTTTATTACCTAGATTTTTATAACATTGAAAGGTTCGGAAAAACCAAACTTGGACAGCTCCTCCTTTATGGAAAACAAAGTGGAAACAAGAAGATAATAAAAGAGATTATAGAAATGATTAAGCCCAAGATAGAAAGAATAGTTAAAACCCATAGAATTGATGCAGTTGGCTTTATCCCATGGACAGTAAAAAGAGAGGTTCAAATTATGCGTGAGCTTGAAAAAGGGTTGAAGTTAAGTATAGGAAGAATAAAAATAGAAAAAATAAAAACAGAAATAACTGTTCCTCAAAAAACACTAAGTAAGCTTGGTGATAGAATTGAGAATGCAGAAAAAACTATTGTTTTGACAGAGAAAATAAAATATAAAAACATTTTACTAATAGACGATGCTGTTGGCTCTGGAGCAACTATGAATGAAACAGCTAGGCAAATTAAGAATAGGGGAATTGCTAAAAAGGTGGTAGGAATTGCGGTAACAGGAAGTTTTAAGGGGTTCGACGTAATTAGCGAAGTCTAG